A window of the Carassius carassius chromosome 36, fCarCar2.1, whole genome shotgun sequence genome harbors these coding sequences:
- the LOC132116879 gene encoding vitelline membrane outer layer protein 1-like, translating to MMFSMLFITGLQVSIQTVEKRVERSIDRQYKSELTVPNGGGWGSWGQRDMCPAGTYAAGFSLRVEAPVGRDDDTALNGIRLHCIASKASSNSFRSYSTIQSDVGSWGQWTDIKWCSSGFLTAFQLRVERSQGDGDDTAANNIIFRCSEGTLQGDGTNWGDWGSWSQTCGGKGICGLKTRIEGPQGRGDDTALNDMIMFCCD from the exons ATGATGTTTTCAATGCTATTCATTACTGGGCTACAGGTGAGCATTCAGACTGTAGAAAAACGTGTTGAGCGAAGCATCGACAGACAGTATAAATCTGAGCTGACCGTGCCGAATGGAGGGGGCTGGGGGTCGTGGGGTCAGAGGGACATGTGTCCAGCTGGAACGTACGCTGCAGGATTCAGTCTAAGG GTGGAAGCTCCTGTTGGTCGAGATGATGACACTGCACTCAACGGGATCCGTCTTCACTGCATTGCATCTAAAGCCTCATCAAACTCGTTTCGCAGCTACTCCACAATTCAGTCAGATGTAGGCAG ctGGGGTCAATGGACAGATATCAAATGGTGTTCTTCTGGATTCTTGACTGCGTTTCAGCTGAGAGTCGAACGCTCTCAAGGAGATGGTGACGATACGGCCGCAAACAACATCATA TTCAGATGCAGTGAAGGGACTTTACAGGGGGACGGCACAAACTGGGGTGACTGGGGCTCCTGGAGTCAAACATGTGGAGGAAAAGGGATTTGTGGTCTCAAGACACGGATTGAAGGGCCTCAAGGACGAGGAGATGACACCGCTCTCAATGACATGATCATGTTCTGCTGTGATTAA